A genomic window from Punica granatum isolate Tunisia-2019 chromosome 2, ASM765513v2, whole genome shotgun sequence includes:
- the LOC116197298 gene encoding glycosyltransferase BC10-like isoform X1: protein MKTAKGWRLGMGEVQLLAGHRHARSQLKKPVWIIVLISLVILFLICAYVYPPQSSSTCYIFSSRGCKVLSDWLPPAPAREYTDEEIASRVVIRDILNTSPIETRNSKIAFMFLSLGSLPFERLWEKFFHGHEGRFTVYVHASKEKPVHVSRYFINRDIRSEQQVVWGKISMIDAEKRLLANALKDPDNQHFVLLSDSCVPLHSFDYVYDYLMHTNISFIDCFYDPGPHGNGRYSEHMLPEVEKKDFRKGAQWFTMKRQHALIVMADHLYYTKFRDYCKPGLEGKNCIADEHYLPTFFSMVDPGGIATWSVTHVDWSERKWHPKSYRAQDVTYELLKNITSIDVSIHVTSDDKHEEQIKPCLWNGVKRPCYLFARKFYPEALDNLLDLFSNYTTI from the exons ATGAAGACAGCTAAGGGTTGGAGATTAGGCATGGGCGAGGTTCAGCTCTTAGCTGGACACCGCCATGCCCGGAGTCAGTTAAAGAAGCCTGTTTGGATCATAGTCTTAATCTCTTTGGTCATTTTATTCCTGATCTGCGCATATGTTTACCCTCCACAAAGCAGCTCCACCTGCTACATATTCTCCTCTAGAGGCTGTAAGGTTCTTTCTGATTGGCTCCCACCAGCTCCTGCGAGAGAGTACACTGATGAAGAGATCGCATCTCGTGTTGTTATAAGGGATATCTTGAATACTTCTCCAATTGAAACAAGGAACTCGAAGATTGCCTTCATGTTCTTGAGCCTGGGTTCGCTCCCTTTTGAGAGGCTATGGGAGAAATTCTTCCAT GGTCATGAGGGAAGATTTACGGTCTATGTGCATGCCTCTAAAGAAAAGCCAGTACATGTTAGCCGCTACTTTATTAATCGCGATATACGCAgtgagcag CAGGTAGTTTGGGGGAAAATTTCCATGATCGACGCTGAGAAGAGGTTATTGGCGAATGCTCTGAAAGATCCCGATAATCAACATTTTGTCTTACTTTCTGATAG CTGTGTGCCGTTGCATAGTTTTGACTATGTATATGACTATTTAATGCACACAAACATCAGCTTTATTGACTG CTTCTATGATCCTGGTCCCCATGGAAATGGCAGATATTCTGAGCACATGCTACCTGAAGTCGAGAAGAAAGACTTTCGAAAGGGTGCCCAG TGGTTCACCATGAAGCGGCAACATGCGTTGATTGTTATGGCTGATCATTTATACTATACAAAATTCCGGGATTACTGCAAG CCAGGTCTCGAGGGCAAGAACTGCATCGCTGATGAACATTACTTGCCGACTTTCTTCAGT ATGGTTGATCCTGGTGGAATAGCAACTTGGTCGGTAACACACGTTGATTGGTCTGAAAGAAAGTGGCATCCCAAGTCATACAGGGCTCAGGACGTTACTTACGAGCTTTTAAAGAATATAACG TCAATTGACGTAAGTATACATGTGACAAGTGATGACAAG CATGAAGAGCAAATAAAGCCTTGCCTCTGGAACGGAGTGAAGCGGCCATGCTACTTATTCGCGAGGAAATTCTATCCTGAAGCACTGGACAACTTGCTGGATCTGTTCTCGAACTACACCACAATCTGA
- the LOC116197298 gene encoding glycosyltransferase BC10-like isoform X2 produces MKTAKGWRLGMGEVQLLAGHRHARSQLKKPVWIIVLISLVILFLICAYVYPPQSSSTCYIFSSRGCKVLSDWLPPAPAREYTDEEIASRVVIRDILNTSPIETRNSKIAFMFLSLGSLPFERLWEKFFHGHEGRFTVYVHASKEKPVHVSRYFINRDIRSEQVVWGKISMIDAEKRLLANALKDPDNQHFVLLSDSCVPLHSFDYVYDYLMHTNISFIDCFYDPGPHGNGRYSEHMLPEVEKKDFRKGAQWFTMKRQHALIVMADHLYYTKFRDYCKPGLEGKNCIADEHYLPTFFSMVDPGGIATWSVTHVDWSERKWHPKSYRAQDVTYELLKNITSIDVSIHVTSDDKHEEQIKPCLWNGVKRPCYLFARKFYPEALDNLLDLFSNYTTI; encoded by the exons ATGAAGACAGCTAAGGGTTGGAGATTAGGCATGGGCGAGGTTCAGCTCTTAGCTGGACACCGCCATGCCCGGAGTCAGTTAAAGAAGCCTGTTTGGATCATAGTCTTAATCTCTTTGGTCATTTTATTCCTGATCTGCGCATATGTTTACCCTCCACAAAGCAGCTCCACCTGCTACATATTCTCCTCTAGAGGCTGTAAGGTTCTTTCTGATTGGCTCCCACCAGCTCCTGCGAGAGAGTACACTGATGAAGAGATCGCATCTCGTGTTGTTATAAGGGATATCTTGAATACTTCTCCAATTGAAACAAGGAACTCGAAGATTGCCTTCATGTTCTTGAGCCTGGGTTCGCTCCCTTTTGAGAGGCTATGGGAGAAATTCTTCCAT GGTCATGAGGGAAGATTTACGGTCTATGTGCATGCCTCTAAAGAAAAGCCAGTACATGTTAGCCGCTACTTTATTAATCGCGATATACGCAgtgagcag GTAGTTTGGGGGAAAATTTCCATGATCGACGCTGAGAAGAGGTTATTGGCGAATGCTCTGAAAGATCCCGATAATCAACATTTTGTCTTACTTTCTGATAG CTGTGTGCCGTTGCATAGTTTTGACTATGTATATGACTATTTAATGCACACAAACATCAGCTTTATTGACTG CTTCTATGATCCTGGTCCCCATGGAAATGGCAGATATTCTGAGCACATGCTACCTGAAGTCGAGAAGAAAGACTTTCGAAAGGGTGCCCAG TGGTTCACCATGAAGCGGCAACATGCGTTGATTGTTATGGCTGATCATTTATACTATACAAAATTCCGGGATTACTGCAAG CCAGGTCTCGAGGGCAAGAACTGCATCGCTGATGAACATTACTTGCCGACTTTCTTCAGT ATGGTTGATCCTGGTGGAATAGCAACTTGGTCGGTAACACACGTTGATTGGTCTGAAAGAAAGTGGCATCCCAAGTCATACAGGGCTCAGGACGTTACTTACGAGCTTTTAAAGAATATAACG TCAATTGACGTAAGTATACATGTGACAAGTGATGACAAG CATGAAGAGCAAATAAAGCCTTGCCTCTGGAACGGAGTGAAGCGGCCATGCTACTTATTCGCGAGGAAATTCTATCCTGAAGCACTGGACAACTTGCTGGATCTGTTCTCGAACTACACCACAATCTGA